GAAAAACGCCTCCTGGAAACCCTCGCCTTACGTAACTGTCTAGATTGCCTAGGCCTAAACCCGACACTGATAAGGCTATTCACTTACCTGTGTACTCATAGGAGTCATCTGGGGGAAGATCGATTTTCCCCACATTATCATTGAATTCGAATGGGGTCATCACCTTGATGACAGCGATGTCTTTTACAAAGGCAACTCTGGAATATAGAATGACAGGATAATACATTTTCAGCCACTAAAATAGGTATACAGTGTGTTTCAAATGGGTCCGGAAATGCGTGCTTTCTGTTGCAGGCGAAAACCTCAGCTGCTGTgggctaacttttttttttttttttttttttttacgtcgcaccgacacagataggtcttatggcgacgatgggacaggaaagggctaagagtgggaagaaagtggctcgatagctgcagtcgcttaagtgcggccagtatccagtattcgggagatagtaggttcgaatcccactgtcggcagccctgaaaatggttttccgtggtttcccattttcacaccaggcaaatgctggggctgtaccttaactaaggccacggccgcttccttcccactcctagccctttcctgtcccatcgtcgccataagacctatctgtgtcggtgcgacgtaaagcaactagcaatagtcattgacaagtgaagcaatgaaacgaaagcaaagaacttcagtgaacacagatatcacacacgaaattgttgaaagtataagacaaaagacatactgtgagcgcaacaccaaatgtacttgtaaagtggtaaattacgtatacataatattctccaaaaatgaaacatttcttaatttgccgcagatttttcacttgatatgtgtaaaagcaattattatgttccatttgtgacaaattttatagtgatatttgggtgataccaatgcgcactataccccgaAGGTCCAGCAGACAAGGGCTACGTGGCCTCGTGTCTTGTGTTGATGTCGTCAGGGAGACCATCTCTGACGTATAACTCTCCCCATGTCTTCAACGTTCAGAACGTCCGCGTGCAAAGTAAACAAACCATCACGCGATTACGACGTACAGATctaagaaatattaaaacactaaaAAGCCAATAAAACTAAGTTATTTGAAGATTTAAAAAGTGAAATGCAAGAAAGCTTGAAATGGGATCCACACCTTTTACCGTAttaggaaaacctacaacctcttgcACACATTCGGTCTTCAGTTAAAGAAATTGGTAAGAACATTTTTCCACGAGCCTGGTTATTTCTTCATGCAACGAGCTTTATTCCTTGTATTCtataaagaaagagagaaaggagAAAGAGAGGAGAAAGGCAGGTATTTGAAAATGTCATATTTTGACCCGTAAGATTTTCAGGAGCTCACGTCAATTTTCTTTGAATTTATCTATATCAGTATTATTTGAAATTGCTGGTAGTGGAGTGTttgcaatgtaaaaaaaaataacaataCCGTAGCCGTAAGACATAAAGGCCTATGGGAATCGATTTACTCAATATAAAGTTGTTCTCGAATCACATGTTTTCTCTTACAGCTTGAAGATACTCACGTTGGGTCGTAGTCGAGCGGCCAAATAATTCTGGCGACCTCCCTTTCTTGTAAAAATTCACCTGGATTGTCCAGATTGGTGAAGCCAGCCCAGACCTGAGAACACAACGAGAAGCTGTATAGTTGGGTTCAAACTTGCAACACTGCTCTGAGCGAGTGTGGCTCTAGGGGTAGAGACACGGTGACATGTAAATATTGAATCCAGAGGCATAAAAATAAAAGGAGAATAGTATATTGTTAAAATAATTATGTATACAAAGTGTTAGAAAAGGCTGAGTAATCTTCTTTAACAGTCTCCCTCGTACAAACACAACTTACGACGAGCAATACCTATCGCTGTCAGCTCTTGATCTCAAAGGTAGCTAAAAGCAAACTCTCAAATATACTAATACATTAAATGAGTTTTAAATACTCGTGAAACTATGAAGAAATACATGGAAATAAATTGGGCTCAAAGTTTCATTGAAAATTATCGTCAATTGACAGGCAGTGACGTTCCAAAATCGAAAGATATAATGTTGTTTGCCTTTTAATATTTGTGACAATCTAACCAGGAATTTATAAATTGAGAAAACTGTCGTTTTGATATAGTGAATGCTGTCCAATACATAGTGTGTTCCTATACAACGTTCTATGTTTCATTTAAGCAACCCTTATACTCTCGGTTCGAGAATCAGGCAATTCCAGGTACTAGAGTGTCATCTTCTAACATTGCCCTACCATTGGATCATGCACCAGCAAATGGTCTGATTAATGATATCACGTACATTAGAACAAACACTTGGGGGAAAAGGTGGTAGGCAGAGGCGGATGAGGGGCTATACCATACCACAAAGCATATCACTTCATCCGTAGTGATGAAATTTCCCAAGTTTATTTTAAGGAAATTGTTAAAGTATAGTAAACGCTAGTTGAGgtaatttattgatatttatttcaccacaaaattccATTAAACAATGTTTGAAATACTACATAAACTTTACTAGGCTCAGTTACGCATTAGCAGTACACCTCAATCAACATTTCACCAGTTAGAAACATCCAATCTTCGTGATTTTGACTCAAGAGATCTTCAACATTAATTGCCCTTTCCTTCTGGTTGTTAGCTAATGCAAAGCCATTAATAAGGTTCTCTCCCATTGTATTTGTAGGTTTTTAGCTAACGTAGGGCCGAGAAACTTCTCTCTGGAGATGCTGCATGACTAAGGTGGTGCTACATATTTGTAGCGATAGTCTAATATTCGAAAAGAAGTCTTCATTATATAGGGCTAACATATGCAAATGTCTGTCCTATTTTCTTCTGGATGAGACATGGTCCAATTATCCATCCACACTGATATTTCTGCTCTTAATTCAGCACTTGTTGCAGTGAAATCTGCTTCATAAATCTCTGCTGCTCTAATAATTTAGTCTACTGAAAACTTATAAAAATTGCCAGGAATAACCCCTTCTAAAGGGGACACGTTGTTAAAATTATCACAAAGTCTTATTAAAGGGTCGACAAAAGGCAAGAAGAGCCTACCATCTTCCCGAAGTATTCATCAGGATCCTTAGTTGACATATTCATCGAGTTTGCCTGCCACAAATACGTGGTAGACGAATTTCTTTACCCATTTAATCAGCCAAGTCACTTGCTGCATTAAAAATGCCTTCACACTTTTCTTCGGTATTTTTTCacattatattcaaccttctccgcttccgtggtgtagtggttagtgtgattagctgccatccctggaggcccgggttcgatcccgggctctgccacaaaatttgaaacgtagtacgaggcccggaacgaggtccactcagcctcgggaggtcagctgagtagaggtgggttcgattcccacctcagccatccttgaagtggttttccgtggtttcccactgctcctccaggcaaatgccggttggTACCTACtgaaacttaaggccacggccgcttccttccctcttccttgtctatcccttccaatcctcccatccccctacaaggcccctgttcagcacagcagttgaggccgcctgggcgaggtactggtcatcctccccacttgtatccacAGACCCAAAGTCtcccactccaggacactgcccttgaggcggtagaggtgggatccctcgctgaatccgagggaaaaaccgaccctggagggtaaacagattaagaaagaaagaaagaaagaaagaaagaaagaaagatattcaaCCTTCCTTCAAGACAATGCAGATGATAAATATTGTTTAGGATATTGTAAGAATTTGCTTAGTTTCATAGTGTGGGCTAAACAGTGAATAGATGTTTGCAAACCAATGATAACTTCTTCTCAAAGCCGCACCTAAGACAACAGCTTTACTTGACGTCTCACTATCTGGATCTTCTTCTATTTGTTCAAGAAGCTTTATAGCATATAGTATTCGTTCCTGAAATACATTTAAGGTATCACACCTTTCTACCCAATGAGTAGGATAAAATGCTTTTTACTTGGTCTTTTTCTACTCACATACATCAGGTTCACCAATAACACTCTTTGAAAAGCAGTCATTCTTTTCGCACAAGCAAAGACAAACGTTGTCACTGATAAGATAATCCCTAACATATTCTTAATTCGCGTAATATCACAGCTCTTGTAATGCATAAGTTCAGTTGATGGCTGAAGCAGTGTGTGTAAAATACCACAGGTTGCCCATTTAAAATTAGTGCTTGGGTTGGAATAAACCTGATATATTTTATCCGACATCAAACCCCTGAAACCGAAAATCTTGAAAGTTTAATCAAACTTTTAAACTTTTAGTTGTaacaagaggggggggggggggtgggcttAAGTCCCCTTAACCCCTCCCTGGGTCCGCCTCTGGGTGATGGCATTGTGTCCTAACTCGTGATGGACTAACACTGAGAGAGCTATAATATCCGCTGAAGACAGGCAAAACGAAAGACTGCCTGGGTCTCACGAACCTAATATCGTCGGCGTCAAGATTAAAGAGGTCGAAGAGaaaagatgaaaatgaagagcctggTTCAAATAACTGGCAGCAGTGCCATCTCACCTTCACGGCCTCTGGATGCGAGGTGTCAATACAGTGCGCCACTGTCAAGAGGTACTCCTCATTGAAGATAACCGCTCCGCAGTGATGTTTGTCGTTCTTACGCAGTGAGGCCATATACGGGAACTCacctgaaacaaaacaaaacataccgggctcgatagctgcagtcgcttaagtgcggccagtatccagtattcgggagatagtaggttcgaaccccactgtcggcagccctgaagatggttttccgtggtttcccattttcacaccaggcaaatgctggggctgtaccttaattaaggccacggccgcttccttcccactcctagcccttccctgtcccatcgtcgccataagacctatctgtgtcggtgcgacgtaaagcaactagcaaaaaaaaaaaaaaaaaaaaaaaaaaaaaaacaagacattACCACCACAATTAGCTCGTGAGCACGTTACGCAGGAACGACCTTCAGCTAGAGAGACACGGGACGCCGAGCTTCAGTTCACTTCACCTGGAGGCGATGATCTTTAAAGTGTAAATTCTTTATGGTTTAACACcgtggttagttggttcgagtcccgtgtacaatttcattttttttacaagttgttttacgtcgcactgacagagaggtcttatggcgacgatgggatagaaaggggtcaggggtgggaaggaagcgaccgtggccttaattaaggcacagacccaggatttgcctgttgtgaaaatggtaaactacggaaaccaccttcagggctgccgacaatggggttcgaaccaactatctcccaaataaaagctgatagctacgtgacccaaactacgcgGCCGCCTGGTGGATTGtacgatttcttttttttttttttttgctattggctttacgtcgcaccgacacagatatgttttatggcgacgaagtgtACGATTTCTAAgcactagattgtgtaccaaaagcccggattcagttccaaacttctccgtagtgttcatatgggGCGAGGGCCTATGTCGccgctgatggtgattcgtctgtcggatggcgacgttaagccttgagcaggccccttgatgttattcgacaagAGTTGGCTATGCGCTAACACTGGATTTCACACTCTCTCTacgtcatcattatcattatcatcataaccagtggcggctggcgcagaaaatcagttgtgtgctgtaacccttCGCCCCTCCCCcctccgaaaaataaaaatatttagaaacataccggtgtgtagttttcaagaggctctccactgagttttccacactgaacaaacacacaaacaaccccaacacatatacacataccTCATAAAAATAcgataaaactatataattaaacacacaattacacctgcaatgacaaaatattcacgaactcaaacagtTGGTGTGAGCGAGCAAAAACAGAACTTCcgaatgttaccaacatcattgaaataaaactagcaacgtcgtaatgcaatattgcatgttatgtttttatagtgacatttataaactagacatttttaattaaagaaaatcacaatatcatgtccttattttgacaacataagaAGTACAagttttatagttcatcgatttaaaaatgtggctatggaataggcaagttagtagtattatatcctctttggtattaaaagacctggcgggaacagctctacagtattttgttttcctgtttgctttgagcgatcccctcttaaatactaccgccgagtcaaaagggtgccacctgccacgttctcatatcggtcgtaatgcaagtgtgactgttgtttccacagcctatcggaaaagttgggcacgcatgcgcaaaaggcagagttcctgctttctggcaaaatgCTTAGAAATTCTCTCTCATCAGACATGATGCTTGAAAGAAAAACCGGTATATAGTAGGAAAGGCCTATCTACATGGGAGAGGAAGCGACGGGAATATTACAACCGAAACGGTCTGTGGAGACAAGACGAAGACGTACTCGGCAGCTTGGAGAGGAGGGACAGGGATGGTTTTTCAggtgttaccatatgttttcttttgcaAGTAGTTCATAAATTTAATACTCAAAATGACTTCCGAAAGcctgaagaacataacagttatgagtcaaaactgaaaagagatggcttcagatattacaaattataCAGAGTACGCTCACCTCTGCCCGTTTGAGGCAATACTTAATATCTTCGACATAGTTACGTGACTGGAGTACAATTCTGTAATCTAATTTGTCTTATCGAGAAATTCCCAAGTAATTGGTTCACCCCGATTTACCTTAGCGAGGACGACCAGTCTGTTATTATTTCAAGTACGTGGAAGTATTGCTATTCAAGTTTTAGTTTATTACAACTTCCCGTGTGTTGTGTTAAAGGACACAAATTTACCTATTTGCAAGCTGTGCGTGTTTAACGTATCATTCATCGTCTTCAAGACCGTTAAATGAAGGAATGACAACCACCATGTCTCGTTCTAGCTCTATTGGCACTCACCAACTTCAAAAATGTAAAAGGAAGATGTCCAGATGACCTATTAGCGCGTGACTAGCAGCCTACCATGCATTCACAGTCAATAATTTGTAAGTGGAGTTATCAAGCCATgagatactcttcttcttcttcttcatagtaccgtatcaggtccccctgacgttggcgatcactgtggcgaatgcagaacgatctctagctaggtggaaaagtctttcaacactgtgaattccagtccattctttgatgtttccaagccatgatgttcgcctcctcccgacacctcttcgaccctgtattttgccttgtacaatccgctgtaagatgaggtaacggtcatttcataaggatgtggccaaggtaagagatcttccggagttttattgtttgaacgagttcccgacttgctcttgcccttctgagtacttcttggttcgttagtcgtgcaactcTTAGTGGGATATAAATGAAATTCAATTGATGTGTTTTATTTGTTTTGTGAACTGTAGAATAGATATATTCCGCTGTTTTCACTAGCTCAGCAATCAGTTCACCTGTCCTCAGAAGCGCGTTTTCAGATGTGTGTGAGGTAAGACCTACCATCGAAGTGGATCCTCGAATGTTCGGACGCTACCCGAGATCTATTAATTTCAATTGTGATGTATTTAATTTTTTGAGTTTATAATGGAAGTTTATAATTCTGGTACCCgagatttattttatatttttgtactgTCACGGTACTATCACCATCATAGAACCAGAATTTGTAGGGTAATGTCACGGAGCGAACTAAGTGCTTCGAGTCacgtaactgtgaacttgcatttgaggGATAGTGGactcgaattccactgttggcagctctgaagatgattttacgtggtttctcatttgcacaccaggaaagAATGGGTCTGCGTCTTcagtaaggacacggccgcttcctcctcccCTATCCTGACGTCGCCGAAAACTTCTGatgcgttagtgtgacgttaacCGACTAGCAAAAGAAAAACGTGTCGTCACTGAGAAAACTGTATCCTGTCGTAACATCACAGTCTGGTAGCATCCCTCACTTAGGTATGGAAACTACACTACCGAAACAAACTAGAGAACTCTCACCAAGTGAAGCGAGTTCCCCATCAATAATTCTGTTCTCAGGCCGATGGACACTACGACTACCTTCTGCCGCCAAGCTGCAAGCTCCTGTGAACACAGAAAGATGTATGTTAGAATGGTTTCATTACTTCGAGTTCGGGCAATGCATATTATGTTTCAAAATCTAATTGTATAGTTAAATCCAGGTTATTCGGGTTAATGAAGGGGAGAAcagcacaaatatatatataaacatggaTAATCAAATTCAATGAAAATTTGTGAAACAATTTGACTTTCTCTATACAAATTGTACCGACGATAAATTCTTCCGCTTATATTTTTGATGGACCTCTGTAGTAGTTCGTAGTAAAGTACAGTTTCTCAGTAAGAAACTTTTGGAGGATCACTACAATTACTGTTCTGCACAAAATCCTGCTGTTTTCTTTACATTGCGGTCAGTTTCTACTCTTGTTCCATAATCCGCCGTCAACTTAGCAGCCGACTCTCCTTACTAGAATTAGTCCTTTTTTCTGTAATATCCCATTTTCGTTTTATCGTTGAAGCAGTTTATTGTAAATGTTATGAAGATGAAATAGAATTAAATCCCGTACAGACTGATTAACAACAGACATTTTTAATTTTCACAGAAACGTTAGACCGATAACATGGTATACGGTACCCTATTTTCACGCAGTGCGAGATATCTTGCTGTCATAAAAGCTACATTTCTTAACAATTCAACATAGAGAAAGTTCAAAAACAGGAAAACATTACagtacatttatttatatatttatttgtttatttttcttattttttattttttagaatgcACGAATAATCGGAAGTTTACTTGAATTGTTTCTGAAACAAAATAGCTGAAAATATAGCCGCCTTCGgaatagtagtggtggtgattattgatgtaaagaggtatacaactgggaaccatcctctctgaacactaACCAGAGTGATAAAATAACTGTTCCGACCCCTCCAGGAAAGAAGAGAAAGGCCATGAAGgacctgaaaatgaaaaatgaaaagttCCCAAGACTTCACAAAGGTTACGGTTGGAAGAGAAACAGGAGTTGACCAATGGTAGTCAATAGgaaagatgaacgtgaggagccgggcacaagtaagtggaagcaatgtcacttTGCGTACCCACCGTATCAAGTACAGAGGACTGAGTGGACTCATGGAGTTCAATTCTATAGTTTGTTCTTAGCCGCACCATCAGTCAGGCGTTGCACTCTATCTGCCACAATGATTGTTGATGGCCTTGCATTCATGAACAAATTTGGAGAGCTGTAAGTAGTTTCACAGGATGTCATTTTTAGTAGCCGATTAAGAATATGTTGTTATTATATCACTTGCTATTGAGGACCTTGGTAAAAGAATGCGATAATCTCACTTTTTTAATACCCTGTTCTGAAGGATTATAATGTAAAACAAGCCTCATTTTTTATTTCTCGCCTCTACAAGTTTCAAAATCTTATCCTCCATgtatgtatgttttgtcttcatccctaaggctggttggatcctcaacagctccgccatcagcggtcatagatggcctaggcatcactgtactagggaaatgaggagtgaggtagtttcctgttgctttcctcatcgagccagaagttgctattacatatcagtttgccaagcccactgaaatgcatgcaccaaccgaccttatgagcaacattttcacaccattcatagcagggactggctgcagaaggaatggcattactagcatcgctcatacctcagtcactttcatattgtcaaagccaaggataagacagaaacagatcaatgaaagtaacaaaattgctctagctcataccagaagacatagtgcactgtaaacactaggtcctgccagcaaagacatctTATCCTCCATGTGAATGGTAAAAAAAGGAAAGGGATAACGTTTGGAGTTGTCCTAGAATTTGCACATATTCGGACACCATGATGCATCGCAGTATGTTTCGAAGAGAGTGACATGAATCCTTGAATCAGATTTATGTCATGGATTTAATGActcaatataataccaatataaatggtccgttattggacattataaattttccagctaactcattcttggttgccagcgtttcgccctcgtgtgctagggtgggctcatcagttggtacctagcacacctaccaatacgctggctagtgcataccgtggaggccactgcgtaggctaattggagccaccagcagtgccaatgcactaagagactttgtctcattacaaaaattgatgcctgcttggccttcagatgatatagatgttcattcccatagggaatctgaaatatttgtcctgaatgagtaaatttataataccaatataaacggaccaattagcctacgcagtggcctccacggtatgcactagccagcgtattggtaggtgtgctaggtaccaactgatgagcccaccctagcacacgagggcgaaacgctggcaaccaagaatgagttagctggaaaatttataatgtccaataacggaccatttatattggtattataaatttactcattcaggacaaatatttcagattccctatgggaatcaacatctatatcatttaatGACTCATTCTCAGCAAACAGTGACATGTGAGAATTGTGATAATGTTACTGTATGCTGTTATCCCTTATAACCTGTGCACTTGAATGAAACTGAGAATTAATCTAATATTGAACTACGTTTTACAAATTTGGAGCAATAATGGATTACATCCCTCTCACATATTCCTTTTCTTATATCAGAATCAGTGACTATAGTTTGTTGTTAGTGTGGCTACATGCAAACTTTTATATCCCAAACCAGCTCATGGTTGATCTATTATCTAGAATTTGGAAATTCAAGTTTTCTTCCTCCTCAGTTGAGAGCGTACTCGTCGTTGTTAGCGAATTTCAGCCCAGGTGTCACAAGTGCACTAATTGCTGCGAAAACACTCATACATCTGAACTGTCCGCTTCTACGAACGTCAAATAAAATACAAACTCACAAAATTTCCGTTAGACACTGACAAACCATAACGATGATTCAACTGCCACCAGGAACGGATACATGTAGAGGAGAAGGTCCAAATATGGGCTACCACTTTCTTTCCGTGATATTATTGGAAAAGCATTGTAGACACTGAAATGATGTGGGGTAgggatcctcaccaagagtacctaataaaagaactagatggtgtgcagaggaaagcagcaaggtttgtaacaggggatttcaggagaaagagtagtgtatcagaaatgttaaaggaacttgggtgggaaactttaagtaagagaagggagaaaagtagacttataggattatatagagcctatacaggagaagaagcatggggagatatccgtgagaggcttcggttggaaaataattatattggtagaactgaccacaagtacaaaattagaaggaattttagcagaagcgattggggtaaattttcattcattggg
The Anabrus simplex isolate iqAnaSimp1 chromosome 3, ASM4041472v1, whole genome shotgun sequence genome window above contains:
- the LOC136867210 gene encoding trypsin-1, yielding MFITLTTLLLGACSLAAEGSRSVHRPENRIIDGELASLGEFPYMASLRKNDKHHCGAVIFNEEYLLTVAHCIDTSHPEAVKVWAGFTNLDNPGEFLQEREVARIIWPLDYDPTVAFVKDIAVIKVMTPFEFNDNVGKIDLPPDDSYEYTGDAVIVGWGVTDDTGTTTSDMHKAVIPVHPRSLCVSSYGNKFPQSLLCAGPLEGGVDSCKGDSGGPLVCPTEDGGSILCGIIAGGIGCGFRLLPGFYTATAKYLIFIRDSMWEA